The nucleotide window CCCGGCCTGCAAACGCCGCCCGAGGAACGCGGAATTGGTCTCGTGTTTCAGGATTACGCGCTGTTCCCGCATTTGAACGTGCTCGACAACGTGGCTTTTGGTCTTTCGGTGTTCACAAAGTCTGTCCGCCGGGAGAAAGCGCTTACCGAATTGCGCCGTGTTGGTATGGACAGCGCTGCGGACAAATTTCCGCATGAGTTGTCCGGTGGTCAGCAGCAGCGCGTCGCGTTGGCTCGGGCTCTCGCTCCAAATCCAAGGATCATTCTGCTGGACGAGCCTTATTCAGGACTGGACAGCGCTCTCCGTGCCCAGGTTCGCGACGATGTCCTGCATCTCCTGAAGGAAAGCGGTGCCGCCACGCTGATGGTCACGCACGATCCCGAGGAAGCCATGTTCATGGCGGACCGGATTGCCGTGATGCGGGATGGCCGGATCGTGCAGGAAGGTTCTCCGCACAGCCTTTACTGCTATCCGAATTCTGCATTCGTTGCCGGGTTCTTCGGGGAGGTGAATGCCTTTACCGGGCCGGTGAAGGATGGCCACGTCGCAACACCGGTTGGCCCGGCCGCCGTGGAGGATCTGGCGGAAGGGACGCAGGCAACAGTGATCGTACGGCCGGAGGGACTGCGTGTAACCACATTGCAGGCAGGTCAGAGCGATTATGCGGCACTGGTCATGGAGTCGCGCCTGCTAGGACGCAGCAGCCTGGTCCATTTGCACGTTCAGTCCGGCGAGAACGGCAGTACCAAAGAGTGGCATTTCCACTCCCGCATGCCCGGTATATTCCTGCCGGACGCCGGGACGCGGCTGCGGATAGAACTCGACCCGGGGCAAATCTTCGTGTTTCCCGCGCAGGAAGACTAAATTCCTGCGGATTAAAGCCGTGCGGGACATTGCAGAGGACCTATGATCATGCCTATATACGGAAAAAGTCCTACTACGGGACGTAACTAATCTAGACAGACGGGAGCGTTCGCTCATGGGTTTCGGTAGTATCTGGCATTGGCTCGTTGTTTTGCTGGTCGTCGTTGTGCTGTTCGGCGGAAGCGGGAAGATTTCCTCGCTGATGGGCGACTTCGGCAAAGGCCTGCGTAACTTCAAGAAAAGCATCAAGGACGAGGATGGTGATCAGGCATCCGAGGGTGAGTCCTCGAAAAGCCTCAATTCCGAGCAGTCCGCTGCTGCGCAGCCGAAGGCTGACGAAGCCCAAAAAAGCTGACGGACCTCACCTGGTTCTCCGGCCCTTATGCCGGAAAAGAACCACGCGCGGGCCGACAGGTGCCGTGGCGTGAATAATGGTATGCGCTGATGTTTGATCTCGGCTGGCAGGAATTCATGCTGATCGCGTTTGTCGCGGTGGTCATTGTCGGCCCCCGTGACCTGCCGCGCGTCGTTCGCTCGGTCAGCACCTATCTCCGAAAGGCGCGCTCTATCGCGCGCGATTTCCAGAACAGTCTGGAAGAAGTCGCTCGCGAAGCCGAACTCGACGATCTCCGCAAGGAAGCCAAAAAAATCACCAGCGGCGATCTCGAACAGCGCGTCAACGACATGGTGGACCCGGGCGGGGACACCAAAAAGGAGATGGAGCGGATCGCCGGTCAGGCGCGGGATGTGGCGTCGTCACGTCCTGTCGAGTCATCTACGACAGAGGCAAAAGCCGACAGCAAACCGGAGACGAAAACCCCGGATGCAAATCAATCTGCCGAGGCGAAACCCGCTAAATCAGACGGTAAGAACGCGGCGGAAAGTGCTGCGGCAGGACAATGATCAATGACTGAGGATATCGAAGAAAAGCGGATGCCGCTGCTCGACCATCTGGTGGAGCTGCGTAGCCGTCTGATCTATTCTTTTGCTGCGTTCATTATCGCCTTTTTCATCTGTTATGCGTTTGCCGAGCCGATTTTTGCGTTCCTTGTTGAGCCGCTGGCCAGCCTGACCGAGGGTGAGCCCGGCCGCCGGATGATCTACACGGCGCTGCACGAGGCTTTCTTCACTTATTTGAAAGTCGCCTTCTTTGCTGCGGCCTGCCTGGCTTTTCCGATTATTTCGATGCAGCTCTGGAGCTTCATCGCGCCGGGTCTCTACAAGGACGAGAAGACGGCATTTCTGCCATTTCTGATCGCCACGCCGATCCTGTTCACAATCGGCGCGGCCATGGTCTATTACCTGGTCATTCCGCTGGCCTGGCAGTTCTTTCTCGGCTTTGAGCATCCGGGTACGGACGGTTCGCTGCCGCTGGTGCTTGAGCCGAAAGTTGATCAGTACCTTTCGCTGGTCATGCGTCTGATATTTGCCTTTGGTGTCTGTTTCGAGCTGCCGGTGTTGATCATCCTGCTGGCGAAGGTCGGCATGGTGAGTTCCACCGGTCTCGCCAAGAAGCGCAAATATGCGATTCTCATTGCGTTCGTCGTCGCCGCTATTCTGACGCCTCCGGACGTGATTTCCCAGGTCCTGCTCGCCATTCCGGTCGCAATTCTCTATGAGATCTCGATCATCGGCGCGCGTATCATCGAGAAAAAGCGCGGCCAGAAGGTCGATGACGACGATGATGATGAGGACGAAGACGAGACCTCGTCTAGCACCGCCACCTGACCGAGCGGCGCCCCGGCAACGGATCGGGGCCAGCCGCTGGACCCGTCGGGTGGCACTGCCTATAAGATCAAACCGGATTTCCGAACAGAATGGACGTGTGAGATGCACGATATCAGATGGATTCGCGAGGACGGAGCGGCCTTCGACAAGGCCATGGCGCGCCGCGGGTTTGCCCCGCAGGCTGATGCTATCCAATCCCTCGACAAGCAGTGGCGCGATACGACGACGGAGCTGCAGAGCCTGCAGCAGCGCCGTAACGAAGCTTCCAAGGAAATTGGCAAGGTGAAATCCCAGGGCGGCGATGCCGATGCCCTGATGAAGGAAGTCGCTGATATCAAGGACCGGATGCAGAGCCTTGAAGAAGAGGGGCGTGCCCTCTCGGAAAAGCTGGATACGGTTCTGTCCGGCTTGCCGAATGCCTTGGCAGACGATGTGCCGGACGGCCCGGACGAGAGCGCGAACGTGTTGCTGCGTACGGTCGGTGACGCTCCCCGGACCAACGAAGCCTCTCCTGACCATGTCGCCATCGGCGAAGGCCTCGGCATGATGGACTTCGAAACGGCCGCCAAGCTTTCCGGCGCCCGGTTCTCGTTGTTACGCGGTCAGCTTGCCCGTCTTGAGCGCGCACTGGCGAGCTACATGCTCGATATCCATACGGGTGAGTTCGGCTATACCGAGGTCTCTCCGCCCTATCTGGTGCGGGATACTGCACTTTATGGCACCGGCCAGCTTCCGAAGTTCGGCGAGGATCTTTTCAAGACCACAGGCGATCACTGGCTGATCCCGACCGCCGAGGTGCCGCTGACAAACATGGTGTCCGGCGCGATTCTGGCGGAAGAGGAACTGCCGCTGCGCTTCACGGCCTACACGCCCTGTTTCCGCTCTGAAGCAGGCTCCGCCGGCCGTGACACGCGCGGCATGATCCGGCTGCACCAGTTCAGCAAGGTCGAGCTTGTTTCCGTCACCCATCCAGACAAGTCGATGGAAGAGCACGAGCGGATGACCGGCTGCGCCGAGGAAATGCTGAAGCGCCTCGGGCTTTCCTATCGTGTTGTTACGCTCTGTTCGGGTGACACCGGGTTCGGTGCGCGCAAGACCTACGATATCGAGGTCTGGCTGCCGGGGCAGGATGACGGCAAGGGCATGTACCGGGAAATCTCCAGCTGCTCCAACTGCGGCGATTTCCAGGCCCGTCGCATGAAGGCCCGTTACCGGCTCGATGGCGGCAAGCAGACTGGATTCGTGCACACGCTGAACGGCTCCGCTCTCGCGGTTGGACGGACCTTGATCGCCGTGCTGGAAAACTATGCTGAAGCCGACGGCTCCGTCAGTATTCCGGAGGTGCTGCGTCCCTACATGGGCGGGTTGGAAAAAATCTCGGTCGCGAGCTGACGGGAGAACGAGAGATGACCTGGCCGCTTGATGTTGGCAACGCCCGGATACTGATTACGAATGATGACGGCTACTACGCACCGGGACTTCAGGTCCTGGTGCGGATAGCACGGTCGCTATCGGAAGATGTCTGGGTGGTGGCGCCGGAGAGCGAACAGAGCGGGGCAGGGCATTCCCTGACCCTCCGGCGCCCGCTGCACGCGCGGGAGCATCAACCGAACTGGTTCTCCGTGAACGGTACGCCAACGGATTGCGTGCTGCTTGCAGTAAACTCTCTGATGAAAGGGAAGCTCCCGGACATTGTGCTGTCCGGGGTGAACCGGCACGGTAATCTGGCGGACGACTTGACTTACTCTGGCACGGTCTCGGCCGCCATGGAGGCAACTATCCTCGGCGTTCCTGCTGTTGCGTTCAGCCAGGAGCTGATTGACGGCCAACCGGCGGACTGGACCCCGGCGGAGATTTTTGGTCCCAATCTCCTCCGCCGGATTCTGCATGAAGGTTTTCCGGAGAACACATTGTTAAACGTGAATTTTCCTCCGGTTCCGGCAGATCAGGTCAAAGGCATTCATTTAACCTCCCAGGGTCGCCGCAAAAGCGGGGACGATATTATGGAGGTGACGGATCCACGCGGGGCACGGCACTACTGGATCGGACATATGCAGAGCATGAAGCCCTATGCGGAAGGTACTGATCTCGCCGCGATTGATGCAGGTTATATCTCTGTCACACCGGTCAAGATGGATATGACAGACTACGAGACCCTGAAGTCGCTTCATGGCGCCTTTCACCTGGAACATTCAACCGACTGAGCCGCGATGACTCTTGAGGAAAGCAAGATACGCCTGATCATGGAACTGCGGCGCGAAGGGATCTCCGACAGCGCGGTTCTGGGCGCTATTGAGCGGGTTCCCCGGGAAATCTTCATTCCGTCGCCGATCAAGACCTTTGCCTACGATAACAGGGCGCTACCTATCGGCGCCGGGCAGACCATCAGCCAGCCCTACGTGGTGGCTTACATGACCCAAGCCCTCAACCTCAACGATCGCTGCAAGGTTCTGGAGATCGGCACCGGATCGGGCTACCAGACCGCGGTTCTGGCCCGTTTGGCGCGCCGTATCTACACTATAGAGCGGCATCCCAGCCTGTCGGATGAAGCGAAAGAGCGTTTTGAAGCTCTCGACCTGCATAAAGTGGTGACCCGGGTCGGTGACGGCAGCAAAGGCTGGCCGGAACAGGCACCGTTTGATCGGATACTCGTCACGGCGGCATCGGAAAGCGTGCCGGGAACCTTGCTGGAGCAATTGGGCGAGGGCGGTATCATGGTCGTTCCGATCGGCCCGCAGGATGGCACCCAGCATATTCACCGGTTCACCCGGACAGAGGACGGAATTGAGGATGAATGCCTTCTGCCAGTGCGATTCGTGCCTCTGGTCGAGAGCGAAGTGCGGGACAGCGCCTGATTGTTCCAGCGTTCAGTGGCTCTTGGCGCGGGCCTGCGGGCTCCGCTTGAGAAGGCGGTTTGCAAAACCTAAACTCGCCATATGGCAATGACATCCCCACGCTTTCGAAATTGGTCGGCCCTTCTTGTTGTGGCTGGTCTGCTGACTGCCTGCGGCGCGGGCGGGCCGCGTCTTGCCTTTAGCCCCTCCGGGAAATCATCGTCTCATCTTGCCATCCCGTCCGGCGGGCTGATCAGCGCCGGTCCGAACGATACGGTCTATGAGATTTCCCGGCGCTACGGTGTGCCGGTACGGGACATCATCCTCGCGAACCAGCTGCAGCCGCCCTACAAGCTCTATGTGGGGCAGGACCTGCGTCTGCCGGCACCGAGCAGTTATGTGGTGCGGCAGGGAGACACGGTTTTTTCGATATCCAGGCGATTCAATGTCGATATGCGCACGGTCGTGCAGATGAACGACATCAGACCGCCTTACCAGATCCGGGTCGGGCAGGAGATGCGTTTGCCGTCGCAAGAGATCGCGAAAGGCACCGCCGTCGCCTCCAACACCAGAACATCGCTTGGCGCATCGCAGTTTCCCAAGGGCCCGGGCAGTCGTGGCAACACCACCAGAACCGCATTGCTGTCACCGGGGATCGTTGCCTTGCCGGAACTTAACCCGCGCAATCCGTTGTCTTCGGAACGGCAAACAGTTGTTCTGCGGCCTCCGGCACCGAAACCTCGCGCGACCCAGTCTGCATCGGCACCCGAACCCAAGGCGAAAACGGGCCTCGAGGTTGCGAAAATACGCCCGCCGCAACGGGCTGGTTCCAAATTCCGCTGGCCGGTCAGGGGACGGGTGATTGCGAATTTCGGACCACGTCAGGGCGGACTTCATAATGACGGCATCAATATCGCCGCCCCGCGCGGCGCGCCGGTAGCGGCCGCCGACAATGGTGTGGTGGCTTATGCGGGGGACGGACTTCCCGGATTCGGCAAGCTGTTGTTGCTGAAGCACGCGAACGGCTGGATTACGGCCTACGCGCACAGCGATCGTCTGCTGGTAAAGCGCGGCGAAATCGTCCGGCGGGGCCAGACCATCGCGACGGTCGGTTCAAGCGGCAGCGTGGATCAGCCGCAGCTGCATTTCGAAGTGCGCAGGGAAAAGCGGGCGGTCGATCCGCGCCAGTATCTCGACAGAAGCTGAGCTCTTTAGCCGGTTAGGCCAGCTTCTTGCCGAGATCGCCAGCCAGATCTTGAATGAACTGCCAGGCAACTCGTCCTGAACGGGCGCCGCGGGTGACCTGCCATTCCTTGGCCTTGGCGCGCAGATCTTCCGCGCTGATCGGCAGGTCATAGGCTGATGCGTAGCCTTCGATCATGGCGAGGAAGGTATCCTGGTCGCAGGCATGGAAGCCGAGCCAGAGGCCGAAGCGATCGGAAAGCGACACCTTCTCCTCGACCGCTTCGCCCGGATTGATCGCCGTAGATTGCTCGTTATCGATCATATCGCGGGCCATCAGGTGACGGCGGTTGGACGTCGCATAAAACAGCACATTGTCCGGCCGGCCTTCGACGCCGCCTTCCAGGACCGCCTTCAGGGACTTGTAGGAATTGTCGGCAAAGTCGAAGGAGAGATCGTCGCAGAACACAATCAGACGCCGCTCCGTATCCCGTGCCAGATTCAGCAGACGCGGCAGGGTTTCGAGGTCCTCTCGGTGAATTTCAACCAGGGCCAGGATGCCGTTGCGCTTCTCATTGACCTGGGCATGGACGGCCTTGACCAGCGAGCTCTTGCCCATGCCGCGCGAACCCCAGAGCAGCGCGTTATTGGCGGGCAGGCCGCGGGCAAACCGGTCAGTGTTCTCGCGCAACTGTTCCAGCTGCGGGCCAACCCCCTTCAGGAGAGATATATCGACACGGTTAATCTGCCTGACGGGGTCGACCTGTCCTGCTTGTGCATTCCAGACAAAGCCTTCGGCGTCGCCGAGATCGGCAGCCTTTGCGGGCGGCGGTGCGATACGCTCGAGAGCGTCGGCAATACGGGCGAGAATCTCAAGCTCTCGGGCGTCGGACATGTCACTGGACCTTGAAAAGAGTAATCATCGTGCTCTGTTCCGGTTGTGAAACCGGAGCGGCGGGAAAGTATCACACGCCGTCTGTCCGTCAATTCCTCGGTCTGTCTTTTCCACAGGCTTTCCGGCCATTGAAAAAGCCCGCCGGACCTTTATAGTCCGCCGTTCCGAGTTTTCGGCGTGTTCCAGTGGAAATCGCTGGCCGAGACGCCTGGGAGCGACTATGTGAGCGAAGCATGCGCGAATACGAATAAGGATCGCGCTGAACTTTGCGTCTGAATTGGGAGAACTTGATGTTCATTTCACCAGCCTATGCCCAAGCGGCTGGCGGCCTCGGCGGCGGCTTCGACGTAATGGCGTTCCTGCCGTTAGTCCTGATTTTCGTTGTCTTCTACTTCCTGCTGATTCGCCCGCAGCAAAAGCGGGTCAAAGAGCACAAGGAAATGCTTTCCAAAGTCCGCCGGAACGATGTTGTCGTCACCAATGGCGGTCTGATCGGTACGGTTACCAAGGTGATCGATGATAAAGACGAGATCCTCGTGGAAGTCGCCGAAGGTGTGAAGGTCCGCGTGGCCCGCAGCATGCTCTCCGACGTTCGGGCCAAAACCGAACCCGCGACGGCGGAAGCCACTGACAAAAAGTAAGAGTCCTCGCGGCGCCCTGACGGGCGCCGCTGACACATCCGCTGACCCGTTATGGCGATGGCCCGTTATGGCTAGAGGCACATAAAGATGCTCCAATTTCAGCCTTGGAAAACCGCTCTCGTGGCGCTGGTCTGCGCCTTGGGTGTGCTGTACGCACTTCCGAATGTGATCGAGCGCGACCTGACCCAGGATCTTCCCTCCTGGCTCCCCGGAAAGAAGATCAATCTCGGTCTTGATTTGCAGGGCGGCTCACATCTTCTTCTCGAAGTCGATGTGGACGTCGTCGTTGCCGAACGGCTGGAAGCCATTGTCGATCAGACCCGGCGCAATCTGCGCCAGGAGCGGATCGGCTATCGCGGCCTTGGTGTGGCGCGCGACGCGGTTCACTTCACCGTTCGCAATCCAGAAGATCTTGAAAAAGCGCGGAATACTGTCCGCAGGATCGATCCGGAAACAGATACGGAAACCGGTGCAGGGAACACGATCCGGATCACGCTGACAGAGGTTGCAATGCGCGATCTCAAGGCCCGTGCCATCGCTCAGTCGATCGAGATCGTTCGCCGACGCATCGATGAGACCGGTGTGCGCGAGCCGACGATCCAGCGGCAGGGCGACGATCGTATTCTGCTGCAGCTGCCGGGCGTTGACGATCCTGAGCGGATCAAGGCGCTGCTCGGCCAGACGGCTAAACTGACCTTCCGTATGGTCGATGCGACCGCTTCGGTTCAGGACGCGATGCAGGGACGGGTGCCGCCGGGCTCGCAATTGCTTCCGGCAGCGGACGAGCGTCCAGGCGCCCCGAGTAATTACGTTGTGAAGCGACGGGTGATGGTTAGCGGCGAAAATCTCGTCGATGCCCAGCCGAGCTTCCAGGACGGACAGCCGGTCGTCAGCTTCCGCTTCGATACGGTCGGCGGTCGCCGCTTCGGCAAGGCTACAACCGAGAATGTCGGGCGTCCCTTTGCAATCGTGCTGGACGGCAAGGTGATCAGCGCGCCGGTGATCCAGACCGCCATCCTTGGCGGATCGGGTATCATTTCCGGCAGCTTCACCGTGCAGGAAGTCCAGGACCTCTCGCTGCTGCTGCGCGCCGGTGCACTTCCGGCGCCGTTGCAGGTGCTTGAAGAGCGCACTGTCGGCCCGGGACTTGGTGCCGATTCAATTGCTGCCGGCAAGTTTGCCAGTGTCATAGGTCTCTTGCTGGTGATTGTCTTTATGATCGTTGCCTATGGATTCTTCGGCTTGCTGGCGAATGCCGCCCTGTTCTTCAACATGGCTCTCATCGTGGCCGTACTCTCCAGCCTGCAGGCGACCCTGACCCTTCCGGGTATTGCAGGTATTGTCCTGACGGTTGGTATGGCTGTGGATGCAAACGTCCTGATTTTCGAGCGTATTCGTGAGGAAGTCAGG belongs to Nisaea sp. and includes:
- the secD gene encoding protein translocase subunit SecD; amino-acid sequence: MLQFQPWKTALVALVCALGVLYALPNVIERDLTQDLPSWLPGKKINLGLDLQGGSHLLLEVDVDVVVAERLEAIVDQTRRNLRQERIGYRGLGVARDAVHFTVRNPEDLEKARNTVRRIDPETDTETGAGNTIRITLTEVAMRDLKARAIAQSIEIVRRRIDETGVREPTIQRQGDDRILLQLPGVDDPERIKALLGQTAKLTFRMVDATASVQDAMQGRVPPGSQLLPAADERPGAPSNYVVKRRVMVSGENLVDAQPSFQDGQPVVSFRFDTVGGRRFGKATTENVGRPFAIVLDGKVISAPVIQTAILGGSGIISGSFTVQEVQDLSLLLRAGALPAPLQVLEERTVGPGLGADSIAAGKFASVIGLLLVIVFMIVAYGFFGLLANAALFFNMALIVAVLSSLQATLTLPGIAGIVLTVGMAVDANVLIFERIREEVRNGRTPMASIEAGYQRAFRTIVDANLTTLFAALFLYFMGSGPVKGFAVTLGIGILTSLFTATLVSRLFIVLWMRRSRPSELPI
- the serS gene encoding serine--tRNA ligase, with amino-acid sequence MHDIRWIREDGAAFDKAMARRGFAPQADAIQSLDKQWRDTTTELQSLQQRRNEASKEIGKVKSQGGDADALMKEVADIKDRMQSLEEEGRALSEKLDTVLSGLPNALADDVPDGPDESANVLLRTVGDAPRTNEASPDHVAIGEGLGMMDFETAAKLSGARFSLLRGQLARLERALASYMLDIHTGEFGYTEVSPPYLVRDTALYGTGQLPKFGEDLFKTTGDHWLIPTAEVPLTNMVSGAILAEEELPLRFTAYTPCFRSEAGSAGRDTRGMIRLHQFSKVELVSVTHPDKSMEEHERMTGCAEEMLKRLGLSYRVVTLCSGDTGFGARKTYDIEVWLPGQDDGKGMYREISSCSNCGDFQARRMKARYRLDGGKQTGFVHTLNGSALAVGRTLIAVLENYAEADGSVSIPEVLRPYMGGLEKISVAS
- a CDS encoding ATP-binding protein — encoded protein: MSDARELEILARIADALERIAPPPAKAADLGDAEGFVWNAQAGQVDPVRQINRVDISLLKGVGPQLEQLRENTDRFARGLPANNALLWGSRGMGKSSLVKAVHAQVNEKRNGILALVEIHREDLETLPRLLNLARDTERRLIVFCDDLSFDFADNSYKSLKAVLEGGVEGRPDNVLFYATSNRRHLMARDMIDNEQSTAINPGEAVEEKVSLSDRFGLWLGFHACDQDTFLAMIEGYASAYDLPISAEDLRAKAKEWQVTRGARSGRVAWQFIQDLAGDLGKKLA
- the yajC gene encoding preprotein translocase subunit YajC, coding for MFISPAYAQAAGGLGGGFDVMAFLPLVLIFVVFYFLLIRPQQKRVKEHKEMLSKVRRNDVVVTNGGLIGTVTKVIDDKDEILVEVAEGVKVRVARSMLSDVRAKTEPATAEATDKK
- a CDS encoding peptidoglycan DD-metalloendopeptidase family protein — its product is MAGLLTACGAGGPRLAFSPSGKSSSHLAIPSGGLISAGPNDTVYEISRRYGVPVRDIILANQLQPPYKLYVGQDLRLPAPSSYVVRQGDTVFSISRRFNVDMRTVVQMNDIRPPYQIRVGQEMRLPSQEIAKGTAVASNTRTSLGASQFPKGPGSRGNTTRTALLSPGIVALPELNPRNPLSSERQTVVLRPPAPKPRATQSASAPEPKAKTGLEVAKIRPPQRAGSKFRWPVRGRVIANFGPRQGGLHNDGINIAAPRGAPVAAADNGVVAYAGDGLPGFGKLLLLKHANGWITAYAHSDRLLVKRGEIVRRGQTIATVGSSGSVDQPQLHFEVRREKRAVDPRQYLDRS
- the tatB gene encoding Sec-independent protein translocase protein TatB, whose translation is MFDLGWQEFMLIAFVAVVIVGPRDLPRVVRSVSTYLRKARSIARDFQNSLEEVAREAELDDLRKEAKKITSGDLEQRVNDMVDPGGDTKKEMERIAGQARDVASSRPVESSTTEAKADSKPETKTPDANQSAEAKPAKSDGKNAAESAAAGQ
- the tatC gene encoding twin-arginine translocase subunit TatC translates to MTEDIEEKRMPLLDHLVELRSRLIYSFAAFIIAFFICYAFAEPIFAFLVEPLASLTEGEPGRRMIYTALHEAFFTYLKVAFFAAACLAFPIISMQLWSFIAPGLYKDEKTAFLPFLIATPILFTIGAAMVYYLVIPLAWQFFLGFEHPGTDGSLPLVLEPKVDQYLSLVMRLIFAFGVCFELPVLIILLAKVGMVSSTGLAKKRKYAILIAFVVAAILTPPDVISQVLLAIPVAILYEISIIGARIIEKKRGQKVDDDDDDEDEDETSSSTAT
- the surE gene encoding 5'/3'-nucleotidase SurE, giving the protein MTWPLDVGNARILITNDDGYYAPGLQVLVRIARSLSEDVWVVAPESEQSGAGHSLTLRRPLHAREHQPNWFSVNGTPTDCVLLAVNSLMKGKLPDIVLSGVNRHGNLADDLTYSGTVSAAMEATILGVPAVAFSQELIDGQPADWTPAEIFGPNLLRRILHEGFPENTLLNVNFPPVPADQVKGIHLTSQGRRKSGDDIMEVTDPRGARHYWIGHMQSMKPYAEGTDLAAIDAGYISVTPVKMDMTDYETLKSLHGAFHLEHSTD
- the tatA gene encoding twin-arginine translocase TatA/TatE family subunit, whose product is MGFGSIWHWLVVLLVVVVLFGGSGKISSLMGDFGKGLRNFKKSIKDEDGDQASEGESSKSLNSEQSAAAQPKADEAQKS
- a CDS encoding ABC transporter ATP-binding protein; protein product: MTPVLRLEGVSHQFDGIRVVDDLTLDIAPGEVLCLLGPSGCGKTTALRIAAGLEPLQTGRVLMGNTEVAGPGLQTPPEERGIGLVFQDYALFPHLNVLDNVAFGLSVFTKSVRREKALTELRRVGMDSAADKFPHELSGGQQQRVALARALAPNPRIILLDEPYSGLDSALRAQVRDDVLHLLKESGAATLMVTHDPEEAMFMADRIAVMRDGRIVQEGSPHSLYCYPNSAFVAGFFGEVNAFTGPVKDGHVATPVGPAAVEDLAEGTQATVIVRPEGLRVTTLQAGQSDYAALVMESRLLGRSSLVHLHVQSGENGSTKEWHFHSRMPGIFLPDAGTRLRIELDPGQIFVFPAQED
- a CDS encoding protein-L-isoaspartate(D-aspartate) O-methyltransferase; translation: MTLEESKIRLIMELRREGISDSAVLGAIERVPREIFIPSPIKTFAYDNRALPIGAGQTISQPYVVAYMTQALNLNDRCKVLEIGTGSGYQTAVLARLARRIYTIERHPSLSDEAKERFEALDLHKVVTRVGDGSKGWPEQAPFDRILVTAASESVPGTLLEQLGEGGIMVVPIGPQDGTQHIHRFTRTEDGIEDECLLPVRFVPLVESEVRDSA